From the genome of Prunus persica cultivar Lovell chromosome G8, Prunus_persica_NCBIv2, whole genome shotgun sequence:
CACTTCCATCACACCTGAATCAAGTCTTAATTCATTGATGAAGGGAGACTGACAAGCTTCATATCCAGAAGTACCTGAATTACCTGATGAGCAACCAAACTGAATTTTCAGGAGTAGCCTGTATGTGTGGTAGTTGAAGGAGATATAGCGTATCCACGAAACCATTGATGGAACTTTCTGCACCCACACACAATTTATAATGTACTTGTCACATTCTGTTTAACAAATCCAGAATGTGCTTGTTGGCTAGGTTATATATCTTACCTGGATAAAGAATCCACCAGATAACATGAATGTCATAACAATGATGGAAGCTAGCGTTGTTGCCTTTTTCACGTCGATAAATGCTGCACCTATGCTCAATCCTAGACCCTGCAATTTTGAAGTTTATAATCTCTTAATccagacacacacacacacacacagagtaCTTTTGCCTTTGTTTCAAGGAAAAGAACAGTTATTGATatgatagttttttttataatttttaccTGAGAGGCCACAATGCTGAGGAAAATTGTAAGCattgtttgaaaaaatgaagaaaatctgAGCTTCAAGCCTGCCATCAAGTACACTATCACGAGGAACACTATTGGGAGCAGGAGATCAAGAGGAAGATCACTGATGTTTCTAGCTAAAAAGTAGGCACTGAGTTTGTACATCTCCACTGATCTCTCTTTAGCTACTATTGCTCTTTCTTGTGGAAATGTGAAAACTGCAGTAAACATAGGAAAGAAAGCCCAAAATACTGAAATGAAGAACAACAGCCCTGCCTGATCTTGAACTCGCCTTGGGGATGAAGCATCAGATTGCCACCATAGAAGTCCTATGATTATAGCAGTGGAGATAACTTGAACTACACGCAGACAGCTTAAGTATTCGTGGCGTCTCTCCTTAAGGCCCCTCCTGCAAAGAATCAAAAACTGTTCGCACCAAGTTGCTTTTGATTCCCTTGAATATGACATCCTCTGCATCTTACTCTCACCCTCTGTCAGCACAGAGCTTAGGAGCTTTGccttctccatttttccaaGTCTGATTTGATTGGCTTCAACTAGAAACTGcataaaaatgtaaaataagATTGTGCTCCATGCTAgcaattataaatttataagtgGGATTCAAAATTCAGTTTTCGAATCAACCTCGTGGATGTCAACTGCGGAAGGCCCTCTATCCTCCAATTCTGTTGGaagtgatttttcatttgtgTTACCGTTTGCCAGATCAATGAGAAACTCTGCCGGGTTCATAGCTATAAGGGGTGCACAGCCAATTGAGGAGAAGTACATCATTGCTTCAGAGGCTTTTCCGAAGTATAAGGAGCTTCCTCTACCCAAGAGAATAAGCTTATCAAACTTGTTAAAGATCCTGCTAGACGGTTGATGTATTGTAGTCACCACTGTTTTTCCAGCCTAAAATATACAGAAGCACAACccaatattttgatttttttaaatgattttcaTATGAACAATTCATTTTGTTcatccaaacaattcaaattccAGTACCTTTGCAATAATGTGAAGCATCTGAAGTGTTCGAAGTGCCGCTGTCGAATCAAGACCAGATGTTGGTTCATCTAAAAACAGAAGTGATGGGTTGAGCAGGATTTCATTGCCAATGCacactctttttctttcaccaCCAGAAACTCCTCTAACAAATGTGCCACCAATTAGTGTGTCTTGGCACCTGAAAAGTAAACCACATATGGTTCAAGGAGCCAATCTCATTCCGGAAATTAGTTAAGAAGATCCTTCCAATAGTAACAGATGGATGCTTAATGTTACATAGAATTTCAATACAGATACCTTTCCAAGCCTAGCTCATTAATTACATCCATGGccctttcttctttctggTTTCTGGTTAAGGTAATGGGAAGACGGAGTAAGGCAGCATAAGTTAGAGTCTCTTTGACTGTAAGATGGGGGAACAAAAGATCATCTTGCATTACATATCCAATCCTGCTTCATCAAAATCGATATCAGCAAATTTGcaaaatcaaattctcaaCTTTTAAATCCCAACCGACGCGACAacatttcatttgtttatatatGACCCGAGATTTGAAcctctgtttttatttgtatagTAACGAGTAGGCAACTGTCATGTTATGTGTCATATATACCTCCGTTTGAGGGACTTGGCGTATGGTTGGTCATTGTAAGTGATGGTGCCGCTGTTGAGTTTGACTCTTCCACTGAGGAGATTGAGCAAAGTTGTTTTGCCGCCTCCTGAAGGTCCCATTAGAGCAAGAACCTCTCCTGGAAGCACTGAACCAGAGATTCCATGCAGAATGTACTCTGCATTTGAGCTTTTCACACTCTTTGCAGCTACCTTATACTTTACATCTTCGAACTGCGACACAATTCATATGTTGAAACAATTAAATAAACCAAATTACCATTTGTCTTAATATGCATCTGTTGGGTTCATGTGTCACCTTAAGATAAATTGGTAAGGTAGAGTCCACATGTAATTTTCTCCCTTTGTCTGCATCTGGACCTCCTTCTTCAGTTGAAGTAGACTTAGCTGTTGAAGTATTGTCTTCTACCATAAAGATCATGAGTTGAAGTTAACTTATCTATTTTTTCTGAAGTGAGGcaaacattaatttaatttgtcaTTATTAGGATCTAGATTGTACTAGCAATATCTTTTATCTCCACATCCTCACACTCAAACTACCTTACCTGAGACTTTCACACATGCAAGAGTTTGTAGCTCTATGTTGAAGAATCTAAGGGCAATTCGAACTTAGGACACCTTATAATAATGGAAGGAGATTACTATACAAAGATCTAGTTGGTTTCAATAGTTAAACATTTACCCCAGCATCTGAGGTCCCGAGTTTAAATCACAACTTCACAAATATTGtttgataaataataaataaagaaaactgagaattcttattttatatttcttttttccttcactGGGCCTATCAAATTGCGCACAGGGTGCAATATCATCCAGTTCACTGCctgatgaaaattttgaaaaacaagtaatatctcaacaacaacaaaaaattcttATACATCTTTTATGCTAAAAAAAGTAGGTTAATTATAACTTAAAATTGGCAGTAGTATCATACTGTGTTTTGGACTCTGCACTCTCAAGGCAATATCTGAGATGTCACCTGCAGCAAGTGAGAAAGAATAGCCCAACCCATTGCTAGAGGCCCTACTTAATATGGAACCTTTCTTGTCAAAGCTTCCAGTAAAACTAGGAATAAATTCATCCATGTTGATCAATAGTTGGGAGCCAAACGACTGTGTTTTCTGAATCATTTTTCCACTTGGTGATtccattttcttctcaaaacTTCTCCTTAGTTTGCGCAATATTCcagcttcatttttcttttctccatgCTGTGTTATACAAGTTGTGTTGCAGCAGCCAAATATTTCTTGGCTTACACACAACTCTTTGTTTCCGGTCCTCAGTGCAGTTGTTGCAGCTTCAAACGAGCTCTGATCAAAACCAGAACCACGGTCCAACTCACAATCTCGACCCGCCTCCATACGTTCTTTCGACTGCTTGAAAAATTCAACTCTGTGCCATGAGTCAAGTGCattagaaaaccaaaaaaagacaatcttaaaaagaaaaaagatacgTTATTCTAGCTtctgataataaaaaatctaatCATCAATTATACTGCTTCCCTCTGATTAAATTCcaactctatatatatatgataaaatGTGTCAAACTAAAGTAAATTGAGTGAAGTGGAgagtgagaaagaagaagatcaatTACTTGTGAGCTAGAAAATATGCAAACGGAGTAGGCAGCAAAGAAGATAAGTGGAAAGGGATgcatttggaaagaatggttTTGAAGATTTAAAAAGGCAATCCTATCCAGTGTGAGTGACAGTGCCAAATCAGTCTACAGGGTTTCTAATTAATGCGTCCGTATATTGCTTGTGATGATGTGAAGCAACATAGTGTGATCGTCTATTccatacttttttatttttctgatgaaTGGCCAATGTGGGAGGGGAGATTCGAACTACATCCTTAGATGTAAGGTAAATACTCGCGCCCTAGAGGTATAAAAGCTCGCATCGTATCCTATGTAATATGTAATATGTAAtagaattttttgtttattattatattctaCTTGAAAAGTGTTAGGAATGTATATTTGATATACATCGTTAGTCAATTCTTCGACACATCGTAAATTTTTGAGACTAATATAATGGTTGTCTAATATAGTATCAGAGCATTCTTTGCAAGTGGTTTTAAGTTCGACTCTTATTCCGTAcacttctttgtttgtttgcagGTGTACAGTAGGGCTACACCTATGTGTTTGTCTCTCTCACGGCCTCTAGAGAATCCGATATTGATGACATACCTTTCCTCCCTTGATTTCCTTTCTTAATTAGATCCCCTTGTTCTTtccctcattctctctcttgaTTTATGTTTACCTGTCTTCGTTTTATTACatctctttttataaatacaGGTATTTGTATATCTTCTCATTCCGATGACATATAACTATCTATAATCAAAAGTTCAAGCCAGCTAGTCACTCAATTCTTAACTACACGTTTTAGGCATGGCATGAGACCTTTTGGGGTTAATTTCGACCCCTTCTCTGTCTTGACTTGGagccatatatctgtcatttTAATTCAGCTGCCAATAATTTAAGCAGCAGCTGCATTAGATTTTGTCCTGTTTATATATCTACAAACGAATGTCAACAACATCATATAATGGAAGTTGCACACCACTGTGACTTCTGTGAGTGTCTGTGGCCAATCGTGGCTTTAGAATTTGATGGTTGCAAAGGATTGGGCGGTGCCCCAAAGGACAGGGCACATTGACTGCCAAGGACGACGACAGAGCCATGCACTAGTTGGTGTGAGTGAAGAAAACGGAAACCGATTCTATATAAATGCGGTGATCTTGTTACTGTATATGATCAGATTTTGCTGAGGTCTAGTGTTTTGTTCCTTTCAGTACGTACGTACCTTTTAAATTTGCTGTCTTGGGGACCGAAAGTAGTTGCTTGAAGAACGTGGACAATCAAGTCTCGGGGACCAATTCTTTATGTTACTGTCACATACAATAATTTCTCTCATAATAGCAAAATTTTGATCCAAATCTTATTCTAAAGCTTCGCGAAATCTCTAGAGATTACATGAACAGTATAATATGGCAATCAACTCCCTCAACTTGAGGGTACTGCACAGCACCGGGGctaatttttttgggggttttgaaGAAAGAGACATTGAAATATGTTGAATACAAACAACAATTGATTGTGGTAGGAAAAGCAAACACAATCCTGTCACTGAAAATTCTCAGGGCGgttcatcaaaattaaaaggTAGGTTAGGtacacttttgttttgtttgagttCCCAACGGGTTGTAATTAGACAACAGAAACAACTCATCATTGAACTTGAAGACCTTCCATTTTCATTAACCTTTAAGAGCGCATGCTTCAGCAATGAAAGGTCACTAAACAAGGAcaatttgaattgaaatgagGCCCATTactcattttcaatttcatggacaacgTAATCTCTCCAACATGTTAAACCAATATAATTCTTATAGCTTCTTTAACTAACGGTACTTTTGCCGATTACCGTTTGGTTTAATGGTATTAGCCTCTATTTAATTGGACGAGTTCATAAGTTAAAATCTCATAAACAACGgttgttgaataaaaagttATGTTTCTCTATTACGGTCAATCACatgaattttaagttttaattcaAGTACATTCATTATGACTTGAAATGTCTCTACTATGACAACTAGGATAAAAACTCATATAGGATGTTCCAACCATGTGGCAAGACAATGTTGAGTGACAAAAACAGAGTTTTTCTTGAGATCGGGAGTCGGTTCGACTCCTTGGTTTTGTATCGGACCAGGCGGATTGAGATTGGACCGGAGCTGGTTTTGGTGACATCTCGGTTTTTGTTCCATTTCATGTTTGGGTTGGGTTTTGTAATATTTGTTGTGAACCCAATTAGGTTATCAATTTTGGAGGCCCATTCTGATCTTCTCTTCATACTTACGTTATTAGGCTTTCCTATGTAATTTTTCTCTCCATCAATCAAATGTTTTTCACattgacaaaacaaaatagtaaATCTATTGTTTTTCACAGgtcaaaacaaattaaaaacatttgcATAGTTCACCAACTTCACTTCCACCAATCTTGATGGCACTTTGCCTCAGTCGCGGTCCGGTCACTCTCACCCCACTGGGTTGACCAAGTACCAACAAATAAAGGTCACCATTGAATTTTTCTTACCGAGTTTTGGTGAGACTTAATTAAGCCGACTACCTTTCTGATTGGTTT
Proteins encoded in this window:
- the LOC18766661 gene encoding ABC transporter G family member 22 isoform X1 gives rise to the protein MEAGRDCELDRGSGFDQSSFEAATTALRTGNKELCVSQEIFGCCNTTCITQHGEKKNEAGILRKLRRSFEKKMESPSGKMIQKTQSFGSQLLINMDEFIPSFTGSFDKKGSILSRASSNGLGYSFSLAAGDISDIALRVQSPKHKDNTSTAKSTSTEEGGPDADKGRKLHVDSTLPIYLKFEDVKYKVAAKSVKSSNAEYILHGISGSVLPGEVLALMGPSGGGKTTLLNLLSGRVKLNSGTITYNDQPYAKSLKRRIGYVMQDDLLFPHLTVKETLTYAALLRLPITLTRNQKEERAMDVINELGLERCQDTLIGGTFVRGVSGGERKRVCIGNEILLNPSLLFLDEPTSGLDSTAALRTLQMLHIIAKAGKTVVTTIHQPSSRIFNKFDKLILLGRGSSLYFGKASEAMMYFSSIGCAPLIAMNPAEFLIDLANGNTNEKSLPTELEDRGPSAVDIHEFLVEANQIRLGKMEKAKLLSSVLTEGESKMQRMSYSRESKATWCEQFLILCRRGLKERRHEYLSCLRVVQVISTAIIIGLLWWQSDASSPRRVQDQAGLLFFISVFWAFFPMFTAVFTFPQERAIVAKERSVEMYKLSAYFLARNISDLPLDLLLPIVFLVIVYLMAGLKLRFSSFFQTMLTIFLSIVASQGLGLSIGAAFIDVKKATTLASIIVMTFMLSGGFFIQKVPSMVSWIRYISFNYHTYRLLLKIQFGCSSGNSGTSGYEACQSPFINELRLDSGVMEVGAMMVMIIGYRLLAYLLLRTMKFKTMM
- the LOC18766661 gene encoding ABC transporter G family member 22 isoform X2 encodes the protein MEAGRDCELDRGSGFDQSSFEAATTALRTGNKELCVSQEIFGCCNTTCITQHGEKKNEAGILRKLRRSFEKKMESPSGKMIQKTQSFGSQLLINMDEFIPSFTGSFDKKGSILSRASSNGLGYSFSLAAGDISDIALRVQSPKHNNTSTAKSTSTEEGGPDADKGRKLHVDSTLPIYLKFEDVKYKVAAKSVKSSNAEYILHGISGSVLPGEVLALMGPSGGGKTTLLNLLSGRVKLNSGTITYNDQPYAKSLKRRIGYVMQDDLLFPHLTVKETLTYAALLRLPITLTRNQKEERAMDVINELGLERCQDTLIGGTFVRGVSGGERKRVCIGNEILLNPSLLFLDEPTSGLDSTAALRTLQMLHIIAKAGKTVVTTIHQPSSRIFNKFDKLILLGRGSSLYFGKASEAMMYFSSIGCAPLIAMNPAEFLIDLANGNTNEKSLPTELEDRGPSAVDIHEFLVEANQIRLGKMEKAKLLSSVLTEGESKMQRMSYSRESKATWCEQFLILCRRGLKERRHEYLSCLRVVQVISTAIIIGLLWWQSDASSPRRVQDQAGLLFFISVFWAFFPMFTAVFTFPQERAIVAKERSVEMYKLSAYFLARNISDLPLDLLLPIVFLVIVYLMAGLKLRFSSFFQTMLTIFLSIVASQGLGLSIGAAFIDVKKATTLASIIVMTFMLSGGFFIQKVPSMVSWIRYISFNYHTYRLLLKIQFGCSSGNSGTSGYEACQSPFINELRLDSGVMEVGAMMVMIIGYRLLAYLLLRTMKFKTMM
- the LOC18766661 gene encoding ABC transporter G family member 22 isoform X3, which translates into the protein MEAGRDCELDRGSGFDQSSFEAATTALRTGNKELCVSQEIFGCCNTTCITQHGEKKNEAGILRKLRRSFEKKMESPSGKMIQKTQSFGSQLLINMDEFIPSFTGSFDKKGSILSRASSNGLGYSFSLAAGDISDIALRVQSPKHKDNTSTAKSTSTEEGGPDADKGRKLHVDSTLPIYLKFEDVKYKVAAKSVKSSNAEYILHGISGSVLPGEVLALMGPSGGGKTTLLNLLSGRVKLNSGTITYNDQPYAKSLKRRIGYVMQDDLLFPHLTVKETLTYAALLRLPITLTRNQKEERAMDVINELGLERCQDTLIGGTFVRGVSGGERKRVCIGNEILLNPSLLFLDEPTSGLDSTAALRTLQMLHIIAKAGKTVVTTIHQPSSRIFNKFDKLILLGRGSSLYFGKASEAMMYFSSIGCAPLIAMNPAEFLIDLANGNTNEKSLPTELEDRGPSAVDIHEFLVEANQIRLGKMEKAKLLSSVLTEGESKMQRMSYSRESKATWCEQFLILCRRGLKERRHEYLSCLRVVQVISTAIIIGLLWWQSDASSPRRVQDQAGLLFFISVFWAFFPMFTAVFTFPQERAIVAKERSVEMYKLSAYFLARNISDLPLDLLLPIVFLVIVYLMAGLKLRFSSFFQTMLTIFLSIVASQGLGLSIGAAFIDVKKATTLASIIVMTFMLSGGFFIQKVPSMVSWIRYISFNYHTYRLLLKIQFGCSSGVMEVGAMMVMIIGYRLLAYLLLRTMKFKTMM